The Lycium ferocissimum isolate CSIRO_LF1 chromosome 10, AGI_CSIRO_Lferr_CH_V1, whole genome shotgun sequence genome window below encodes:
- the LOC132034234 gene encoding uncharacterized protein LOC132034234, giving the protein MQKVLSRNPPVVLSFNPLSHHPLGFYKNPLSVTPRIMTSPALHRLHHAPFLKPFSGFRNIDCSVKAGVVVPAVNNNCGICRCSLDNNNNNNAAPVRAWVVLKQSRTSAAWFGTVASASEKSVVPVTAEEEEEKESASEERPGVAARSHNRRQRGSGEGGVMASPDLLTIPGVGPRNLRKLVQKGFMGVDQLKQLYRDKFFGRSNEKMVEFLRSSVGIIHKNHAESITTFIRKSVDEELKEKDSDSDAKSAPKKRLTFCVEGNISVGKTTFLQRIANETLELQDLVEIVPEPIDKWQDIGPDHFNILDAFYAEPQRYAYTFQNYVFVTRVMQERESSGGIRPLRLMERSVFSDRMVFVRAVHEANWMNEMEISIYDSWFDPVVSTLPGLIPDGFIYLRASPDTCHKRMMLRKREEEGGVSLEYLRDLHEKHESWLFPFESGNHGVLSVSELPLNFDKSVPLPPEIRDRVFYLEGNHMHPSIQKVPALVLDCEPNIDFNRDIEAKRQYARQVADFFEFVKKKNEVTPGAGVEPSKGNQAPVLLPQNPGLWVPDGKFSESTLKSLDFRRNMSFMSR; this is encoded by the exons ATGCAGAAAGTGTTAAGCAGAAACCCTCCAGTAGTCCTATCCTTTAACCCTCTTTCTCATCACCCCTTAGGCTTTTACAAAAACCCACTCTCTGTTACACCTAGAATAATGACTTCTCCCGCCCTCCACCGCCTTCACCATGCTCCTTTCCTTAAACCCTTTTCGGGGTTTCGAAATATAGATTGTTCTGTTAAGGCTGGAGTTGTTGTTCCTGCTGTTAATAATAATTGCGGTATTTGTAGATGCTCtcttgataataataataataataatgctgCCCCTGTTAGGGCTTGGGTTGTTCTGAAGCAGAGTAGGACTAGTGCTGCCTGGTTTGGGACGGTCGCTTCAGCTTCCGAGAAGAGTGTTGTGCCGGTGACTGctgaggaggaggaggagaaggagagTGCCTCCGAGGAGAGGCCCGGGGTGGCTGCTAGGTCGCATAATAGGAGGCAGAGGGGTAGTGGGGAAGGAGGGGTTATGGCTAGTCCGGATTTGTTAACGATACCGGGTGTGGGACCGAGGAATTTGAGGAAGTTGGTGCAGAAAGGTTTTATGGGTGTTGATCAGCTCAAACAGCTATACAGAGATAAG TTTTTTGGAAGATCGAACGAGAAGATGGTTGAGTTCTTGCGAAGCTCAGTTGGAATCATTCACAAAAACCATGCCGAGAGTATCACCACGTTTATCAGAAAGAGCGTGGAtgaagagttgaaggaaaaggacTCAGATTCCGATGCGAAGTCAGCACCAAAGAAACGACTTACTTTCTGTGTTGAGGGAAACATTAGTGTTGGAAAAACAACCTTTCTGCAGAGAATAGCTAATGAGACACTTGAATTGCAAGATCTTGTTGAAATAGTTCCCGAACCTATTGACAAGTGGCAGGATATTGGGCCAGATCACTTCAACATATTAGATGCATTCTATGCGGAACCACAAAGATATGCTTACACATTTCAGAACTATGTTTTTGTTACGAGAGTTATGCAGGAGAGAGAATCATCTGGTGGTATCAGGCCCCTTAGGTTGATGGAGAGAAGTGTGTTCAGTGACAGGATG GTGTTTGTAAGAGCTGTTCATGAAGCAAACTGGATGAATGAGATGGAGATCAGCATTTATGACTCATGGTTTGACCCGGTTGTTTCAACTTTGCCTGGACTGATTCCTGATGGTTTTATTTACCTTAGAGCAAGCCCTGATACATGTCACAAGAGAATGATGTTGCGTAAGAGAGAAGAGGAAGGTGGAGTTTCCTTGGAATATCTGCGAGACTTGCATGAGAAGCATGAAAGCTGGCTGTTCCCATTTGAAAGTGGAAATCATGGGGTATTGTCTGTTAGCGAGCTACCCCTAAACTTTGACAAATCTGTACCATTACCCCCAGAAATAAGGGATCGTGTTTTTTATCTGGAGGGCAATCACATGCACCCAAGTATTCAAAAG GTTCCTGCTTTGGTTCTTGACTGCGAGCCTAACATTGACTTTAACAGAGATATTGAAGCAAAGAGGCA GTATGCTCGCCAAGTTGCTGATTTCTTCGAATTCgtaaagaagaagaatgaagtTACGCCAGGAGCTGGAGTAGAACCGTCTAAGGGCAACCAAGCACCGGTTTTGCTGCCTCAAAATCCCGGTTTGTGGGTACCTGATGGCAAGTTCTCGGAGTCGACACTGAAATCCTTGGATTTCAGACGAAACATGTCGTTCATGTCTCGCTAG
- the LOC132035587 gene encoding probable flavin-containing monooxygenase 1, with protein MPGENGETYAEKSKKQIAIIGAGVSGLLACKHAREQGFDPIVFESSNGIIGGLWSYTIKSTKLQTPKEFYQFSDFAWPESVTETFPRHDQVKDYIESYALHFNILPHIQFNSKVVSIDYRAYEDDGCDEGLWGGTGQAFSPKRKWLVTVLNMLCPLDQHKVYEVDFVIICIGRFSGLPNIPHFPMNKGPEVFDGKVIHSMEYAEIGSVRATAMVKDKHITVIGFQKSAIDLAAEVARLNGVEHPCTLLLRTVNWTIPEDFLKISFRNLNRFSEFMIHKPGEGFFLWFLAILLSPLRWILTKFVESYLKLIYPLKKYNMVPEHGFLRQISACKFPVLPGDFYKRVEEGSLILKKSKSYCFCKTGLIIDDEEENLLKTDVVIFATGYRSDDKLCDIFASTYIQKRIVGSSAPFYRECIHPHIPQLAILGYSEGRAMLYTTEIQSKWLAHFLAGKFKLPTIMEMEEDVLRWEKCMQHYASTYYKRSCASLLLLIYFNDLLCRDMNLNPRRKKTLLSELFAPYKPSDYQTSI; from the exons ATGCCAGGAGAAAACGGAGAAACCTATGCTGAAAAAAGCAAGAAGCAAATAGCAATCATAGGTGCCGGAGTAAGTGGTCTTCTTGCATGCAAACATGCACGGGAACAGGGATTTGATCCAATAGTCTTTGAATCCTCGAATGGTATTATTGGCGGACTATGGTCCTACACCATTAAGTCCACTAAGCTTCAGACTCCCAAAGAATTTTACCAATTCTCAGATTTTGCATGGCCAGAGTCAGTCACAGAGACCTTCCCTCGTCACGATCAAGTCAAGGACTATATTGAATCATATGCCCTTCACTTCAATATCCTTCCCCATATTCAGTTTAACTCCAAGGTAGTTAGCATTGATTACCGCGCCTATGAGGATGATGGTTGTGATGAGGGTCTGTGGGGTGGCACAGGCCAGGCATTCTCTCCTAAACGCAAATGGCTTGTCACAGTACTTAATATGCTCTGTCCCCTGGACCAACATAAG GTTTATGAAGTTGATTTCGTCATCATATGCATTGGAAGGTTCAGTGGCCTGCCAAATATCCCCCACTTTCCAATGAACAAAGGGCCGGAGGTGTTTGATGGTAAGGTTATACACTCCATGGAATATGCTGAAATTGGAAGTGTTCGTGCAACTGCGATGGTAAAAGATAAGCATATCACTGTTATTGGATTCCAAAAATCAGCAATAGATCTTGCAGCAGAAGTCGCCAGACTAAATG GAGTGGAACATCCGTGCACACTGCTACTTAGGACGGTAAATTGGACAATACCCGAAGACTTTTTGAAAATATCTTTTCGGAATTTGAATAGATTCTCAGAGTTTATGATCCACAAGCCTGGTGAAGGATTTTTTCTGTGGTTCTTGGCAATTTTACTTTCACCTCTG CGATGGATATTGACAAAGTTTGTGGAAAGTTATCTCAAATTGATATACCCATTGAAGAAGTACAATATGGTTCCAGAACACGGCTTTCTTAGACAGATATCTGCTTGCAAATTCCCAGTCTTGCCAGGTGATTTCTACAAGAGGGTTGAAGAAGGGAGCCTTATCTTAAAGAAGTCTAAAAGTTATTGCTTCTGTAAAACAGGACTCATCATTGATGATGAGGAGGAAAATCTTCTGAAAACAGACGTTGTCATCTTTGCAACTGGATATAGAAGCGATGATAAGCTTTGTGATATTTTCGCCTCAACCTATATTCAGAAAAGAATCGTTGGCTCTTCAGCTCCCTTCTACCGTGAGTGCATACATCCGCATATCCCACAGCTTGCAATACTTGGGTATTCTGAGGGTCGTGCAATGCTATACACCACCGAGATACAAAGCAAATGGCTAGCTCATTTCCTTGCAGGAAAATTTAAGCTACCAACAATAATGGAAATGGAAGAAGATGTCCTGAGATGGGAGAAGTGTATGCAACATTACGCTAGTACATACTACAAAAGATCCTGTGCGAGTTTGTTGCTACTGATATACTTCAATGATCTATTGTGCAGGGACATGAATTTGAATCCCAGAAGAAAGAAAACACTGTTGAGTGAACTATTTGCCCCTTATAAGCCTTCTGATTACCAAACATCTATTTAG